Sequence from the [Bacteroides] pectinophilus genome:
ATCAAGAAAGATCTTCAGGCAATTAAGAAAGAGTATGCGCTTCCGAGAAAGACAGTTATCGAAGATGCCAAGGCTGCGGTATTTGAAGAGGAGAAGGTTAAAGAGCAGGAAGTTGTATTTATTATGGACCGCTTCGGATATTCAAAGACTATTGATATTGCGGCATATGAGCGCAATATGGAGGCGGTGCATAACGAAAATAAATACATATTCAAGTGTATGAACACGGACAAGATATATATATTTACAGATAACGGCAATCTCCACCAGATAAAGGTTATGGATCTTCCGTTTACAAAGTTCCGTGATAAGGGCGTGCCTATTGATAATGTCGGCAATTATGACAGCAGCGGCGAGAATATAGTATTCTTAAGCGCAGCAGGTAATATAACAGGCTGCAAGCTGCTTTTTGTCACAAAGCAGGGTATGATGAAGCTTGTGGATACTTCTGAATTTGAAGCGTCCAAAAAGACTGTTGCCGCAACTAAGCTGGCTGATGGTGACAGTATTGCTGCAATACTTAAGACAGATGCTACAGTAGAGGTATACTCAAGATTTAATTATGATGGTTCAATGGCTGAGGATGAAGTGATTGAGAGCAGCCAGAATGTTGTAGTCCGGACAGAGAATGGCGTATTCTTAAAATTCCCTCTTACAGAGATACCGCAGAAGAAGAAAAATGCAGTCGGAGTAAGGGGAATAAAGCTGGTTAAGGATGACACGGTTGATGATGTGTATCTTATCGGTAATACAGAGGATGTAAGTACGGAATATTGCGGAAAAACAATTGACCTTGGCAGAATGAAACTCGCACACAGGGATACTAAGGGAACTAAGGTAAGAGTTTAGTGTGAAAATAAGATTGATATATGATTTTTTACACAGCTGTTTGTGCCTGCGGAATGGAGAATAATATGAAAAAGTATATCCTTTTTGACCTTGACGGAACGCTCACAGAGCCAAAAGAAGGTATAACAAAAAGTGTTCAATATGCACTTGATTCTATCGGAATACATGAACCGGACCTTAATAATCTGATAAAGTTCATCGGACCTCCGCTTGAAGTATCATTTAAGGAATATTACGGACTTAATGATGCTGATACTAAGGAAGCCGTAAAAAGATACAGAGAGCGCTATAAAGATGTAGGGATATTTGAAAACAGTATATATGACGGTGTTACGGATATGCTTGACGCACTTAAGAAACAGGGAGCGGAACTTGCACTTGCAACATCCAAGCCTGACATATTTGCCGAGAGAATTGTCGATGAATACGGAATGCGTCCTTATCTTGATGTGGTTGCCGGAGGTAAGATAAATGGGAGCTGCGTCAAAGCGGATGTTATCAGGGAAGCATTTGAAAAGCTTGGAATAGGCGAAGATGACAAAAAGAAAGTTATCATGGTCGGAGACCGTGAGCATGATATAATCGGCGCCAATGAATGCGGCATAGAATCTGTAGGAGTGTACTTTGGATATGCTGCGCCCGGAGAGCTTGAGGCCGCAGGCGCAACATATATAGTATCATCAATGGGGGAGCTTAAACAGCTTCTTTTGGAATTATCTTCTGAAGCACAGGAAGAAGAAGGGCAGCGATAATAAAGCCTGCAACACCCTGTACAATGTTTGCTGGAACACTTGCAAGTGCGCCTGCACCGTATATGAATGACTCAAATATGAGATATCCTGCTGCTACGATTACTGTAGAGAATATTCCGCA
This genomic interval carries:
- a CDS encoding HAD hydrolase-like protein — protein: MKKYILFDLDGTLTEPKEGITKSVQYALDSIGIHEPDLNNLIKFIGPPLEVSFKEYYGLNDADTKEAVKRYRERYKDVGIFENSIYDGVTDMLDALKKQGAELALATSKPDIFAERIVDEYGMRPYLDVVAGGKINGSCVKADVIREAFEKLGIGEDDKKKVIMVGDREHDIIGANECGIESVGVYFGYAAPGELEAAGATYIVSSMGELKQLLLELSSEAQEEEGQR